The following are from one region of the Aspergillus chevalieri M1 DNA, chromosome 1, nearly complete sequence genome:
- a CDS encoding uncharacterized protein (COG:S;~EggNog:ENOG410PY1Y;~InterPro:IPR036568,IPR009288,IPR013024;~PFAM:PF06094), which produces MTTIPPNEELSPYYTMFEFAPQDYLTNVEGAVHDLPPEYPVYYFFYGILKTPATLKRILDLPEGGEPKFRPAKIIGYALAKWGDYPALIDGEQGQVVSGSAWLVQDVEQARKFAYYETKAYKVFPCRIRFTDDEAPEVVSGRTFYVCWGSTDIAGAAV; this is translated from the coding sequence ATGACAACCATCCCACCAAACGAAGAGCTATCTCCGTATTATACCATGTTTGAGTTCGCACCACAGGACTACCTTACAAACGTCGAAGGAGCCGTCCACGACCTCCCGCCTGAATACCCAGTCTACTACTTCTTCTACGGTATCTTAAAAACCCCCGCAACCCTGAAAAGAATTCTAGACCTCCCAGAAGGGGGAGAGCCAAAATTTCGACCCGCCAAGATCATCGGCTACGCGCTGGCTAAATGGGGAGACTATCCTGCTTTGATAGACGGTGAACAGGGACAGGTTGTCTCTGGGTCTGCATGGCTTGTACAGGATGTAGAACAGGCACGGAAGTTTGCGTATTATGAGACGAAGGCGTATAAGGTTTTCCCTTGTCGGATTCGCTTTACGGATGATGAAGCGCCGGAAGTGGTGTCTGGGAGGACGTTTTATGTATGCTGGGGATCAACAGACATTGCTGGAGCAGCGGTTTGA
- a CDS encoding uncharacterized protein (COG:S;~EggNog:ENOG410PYN8) has product MPTHISIAVYRGDPIDTVMFRHTAIHFTFPDGQQSAMHVVGAPSMFDFEEAEGIDPTKVTGLAGLIYVASVPDVIERTSIKDACVRTPVRNDREHRDWNCQNWVGEALTELVEIGCLTQEERSAALDKMMDVCLEAADEDLE; this is encoded by the exons ATGCCAACCCACATATCCATCGCCGTCTACCGCGGCGACCCCATTGACACCGTCATGTTCCGACACACAGCGATCCATTTCACCTTTCCTGATGGACAACAAAGTGCAATGCACGTAGTCGGTGCACCGAGCATGTTCGACTtcgaagaagcagaaggtaTAGATCCAACCAAAGTCACAGGTCTTGCGGGCCTCATCTATGTCGCAAGTGTACCAGATGTCATCGAAAGGACTTCGATCAAAGATGCCTGTGTCCGTACACCTGTGCGAAATGACCGTGAGCATCGGGATTGGAATTGTCAGAACTGGGTTGGAGAGGCTTTGACGGAATTGGTGGAGATTGGGTGTTTGACCCAGGAGGAACGGTCAGCGGCTCTTGATAAGATGATGGATGTTTGTCTTGAGGCTGCGGATGAGGACCTGGAGT GA
- a CDS encoding uncharacterized protein (COG:S;~EggNog:ENOG410PPX1;~InterPro:IPR001810,IPR036322,IPR036047;~go_function: GO:0005515 - protein binding [Evidence IEA]): MLTELPAEIIYNIALHLPTVSCLTNLSQTCQHLHLLIAAEDSRIFRAFLKTRFPWIETPPFWRDASRALSSRSRALDKHAVIGRFVVPPQNAIKVGSHRGTRADTPTLGYRPAIDSYEVWNGNLWPDRKEVLAWGAADEIIVRVRQTGSHPSDKWVVFNDLDHVSSYDDICGLHLLKSDRYFQGSDDKEHLIFGRVCGELHHLSISPGDATHDYEQEFVTHGTELERIDLSDGPEPILAAHFENSSIALYHTTTDEPEVYPFARLGCEGLTRNNYSKFLSPTRLAVGTGRLENTLSISTITPDNVSLYREIGSEFLGFEERVGLNRKTNKVSAIAPLTGQAGGLGDVFLSTWGDRAVRLHDLRTSNPYEAMYRDTTDDNPIYCVHPFGHDRFVVGAGGDAVLKFFDLRMHNPYSYLNGRYPSFSHPSVEPSADNMNTDGIQDSLRYPRKDFSLFLSHPPPGLKSSNRGRSRGNPTSYRGPIYTMSSPSALSATIYVGVVDGVFRLDFASSDDLASSSCQWYKDGLALDLNADLNSSPSTPDRVLELSGYERPEPDDLTTTSKLRTQQPFWTISNDDARNEVVTGWDRRWERLDKNAPWRRHD, encoded by the exons ATGCTCACGGAACTACCAGCAGAGATCATTTACAACATTGCACTTCACCTTCCGACGGTCAGCTGCTTGACCAACCTCTCCCAGACATGTCAACATCTTCATCTGCTCATCGCGGCAGAGGATTCACGAATATTCAGAGCCTTCTTGAAGACTCGCTTCCCTTGGATAGAGACACCTCCATTTTGGCGAGATGCCTCCCGTGCTTTGAGTTCTCGCTCGCGAGCCCTCGATAAACATGCGGTGATAGGTCGGTTTGTGGTACCGCCACAGAATGCGATCAAAGTCGGTTCCCACCGAGGCACAAGAGCCGATACTCCTACCCTTGGGTATCGTCCTGCGATTGACTCGTATGAGGTCTGGAATGGTAATCTATGGCCAGACCGCAAGGAGGTTCTTGCCTGGGGTGCTGCGGATGAAATTATCGTCCGCGTCAGACAGACCGGTTCCCACCCGTCTGACAAATGGGTCGTGTTCAATGATTTGGACCATGTTAGCAGCTACGATGATATCTGTGGTCTCCACCTTCTCAAGTCAGATCGCTATTTCCAAGGTTCCGATGACAAAGAGCATCTGATTTTTGGTCGTGTTTGTGGAGAGCTCCATCATCTCTCAATTTCGCCGGGCGACGCAACCCATGACTACGAACAGGAGTTTGTGACGCATGGAACTGAGCTTGAACGCATTGATCTTAGTGATGGCCCGGAGCCTATTCTGGCTGCCCACTTTGAGAATAGCTCCATTGCACTTTACCACACTACGACAGACGAGCCCGAGGTCTACCCCTTTGCGCGGCTTGGCTGCGAAGGCCTCACGCGCAACAACTATTCTAAATTCCTGTCGCCGACTCGGTTAGCAGTGGGCACAGGGCGCCTCGAGAACACATTGTCCATTTCCACGATCACGCCTGATAATGTATCACTATATCGGGAGATCGGCTCCGAATTTCTGGGCTTTGAGGAACGAGTTGGTCTCAATCGGAAGACCAATAAAGTCAGTGCTATCGCACCACTGACTGGGCAAGCTGGAGGGCTGGGCGATGTCTTCCTATCTACTTGGGGTGATAGGGCTGTCAG ACTCCATGATCTTCGCACAAGCAATCCATACGAGGCCATGTACAGAGACACAACGGATGACAACCCCATATATTGCGTTCATCCATTTGGCCACGACCGTTTTGTCGTCGGTGCAGGTGGCGATGCGGTACTCAAGTTCTTCGATCTCCGTATGCACAACCCCTACAGCTATCTGAATGGAAGATATCCATCATTCTCGCATCCCAGTGTCGAGCCCAGCGCGGACAACATGAATACGGACGGGATTCAAGATTCGCTTAGGTACCCAAGGAAGgatttctctcttttcttatCCCATCCACCTCCGGGACTTAAAAGTTCAAACCGCGGGCGCTCCCGGGGCAACCCCACCTCCTACCGTGGTCCGATATACACCATGTCCTCCCCATCTGCATTATCAGCAACGATCTACGTAGGTGTGGTAGATGGTGTCTTCCGCCTTGACTTTGCGTCCTCGGACGACCTTGCCAGTTCTTCTTGTCAATGGTACAAGGATGGTCTTGCCTTGGATCTGAATGCAGATCTGAACAGCTCACCCTCCACCCCGGATAGGGTCTTGGAGCTCTCGGGATACGAGCGTCCAGAGCCTGATGATCTTACGACTACTTCAAAATTGAGGACTCAGCAACCTTTCTGGACCATTTCGAATGATGATGCCCGGAATGAGGTGGTTACGGGTTGGGATCGAAGATGGGAGAGATTGGATAAAAACGCTCCTTGGAGACGTCATGATTGA
- a CDS encoding uncharacterized protein (COG:S;~EggNog:ENOG410PGK6;~InterPro:IPR007557;~PFAM:PF04468) has product MAAPSSKPVQAPKSTTSPASSTNATARLEKAHPGVRRSTPDSDALASSDDDGDHSQQTQPPTSSVSIPKPGRRTSWLNEVPPHVTRKSSLTTTAPLSSGTSNPTSPATDQSVWSTSPGLGGSIAWNHVGGSSFPWGTGIWNSESRKEPPPRLSEIVPSPTTSNTYLADELLSPTARTSSGDAGIPFSIPLHPTPKTYRSQSYSVGQLDPEFLTLMANKSGAAQAAPYPNARPRNSVSQLSALQHRSSRPSLLGELGHDPATLDRVREDEDDEDEGSANGSDGSMNYTVNQARTIEQLSRENALLRQAAMDNSMRDRRGSTASANGGYAVGGAPRNLHAIRGNVPEVTDLDVNELDELRAIHGYNNLGGPKRRFSEHSANLEKQFSGLAPLENRALENVRKAHWQTSLGFDSIPEIPQSRRHSFADIPMRHTSISSAAGDSQTPVNIRTGLGGPEDEHIHIADGPLVNAPGQTPSYFSHEQSLRMADEARHPTSLHSTYSLPHHGYGRHQPPLAHFHQNQLLYIVTFKCHRADVFYIQEDTGLQVKPGDLVIVEADRGTDLGTIQHANVSLQKARELKQQYAEEHYKWLMMFSRQGQNGGANVVDSSGNLPGLNGRSAIGGMGPHGSHGSQEAPADIKPKLIKRLAQNHEILTLRDKEGNEAKAKRVCQQKVVEHRLNMEILDAEFQMDWKKLTFYYFADSYINFNSLVTDLFKIYKTRIWMSAINPASFATPPGVGLPSSGSMSNPLYQEAQPDRRHQHDARPYGNGRDRDFLANEMLRNPYADNYQSFGQAPRHPEAGLGGFGMQGQPDPFSAYGPTAYGPMETGFVDYAASPRMPPAAGDWTSRFQGLSLGS; this is encoded by the exons ATGGCTGCCCCATCCAGCAAGCCTGTACAGGCGCCAAAATCCACTACCTCACCCGCTTCGTCCACCAATGCGACAGCTCGCCTCGAAAAGGCCCATCCAGGCGTTCGTCGCTCAACCCCCGACTCAGATGCTCTGGCTTcttcggatgatgatggagacCACTCTCAGCAGACGCAACCCCCGACCTCCTCTGTGTCCATCCCCAAGCCCGGTCGCCGTACGTCCTGGTTGAACGAAGTCCCTCCACACGTTACCCGCAAGTCTTCTTTGACAACTACTGCCCCTCTGTCGTCGGGAACCTCCAACCCAACTAGCCCCGCAACTGATCAGTCTGTGTGGAGCACGAGTCCAGGTTTGGGTGGCTCGATCGCGTGGAACCACGTTGGAGGTAGCTCATTCCCATGGGGTACGGGTATTTGGAATTCTGAGTCTCGCAAAGAACCACCCCCTCGCCTCTCAGAGATCGTTCCGTCTCCCACTACCTCGAATACTTATCTGGCGGATGAGTTATTGAGCCCGACCGCCCGCACTTCGTCCGGGGATGCGGGTATCCCATTTTCCATTCCTCTTCACCCAACTCCCAAGACCTACCGGTCCCAATCATACTCAGTGGGCCAACTGGACCCCGAATTTCTAACCCTGATGGCCAACAAGTCGGGAGCAGCTCAGGCGGCGCCGTATCCCAATGCGCGTCCTCGCAACAGTGTTAGCCAGCTGTCCGCCTTGCAGCATCGTTCATCGCGTCCCAGTCTTCTAGGTGAACTGGGCCACGACCCTGCTACGCTTGACCGTGTGcgtgaagacgaagatgatgaagatgagggcAGCGCCAACGGCTCAGACGGCAGCATGAACTATACCGTCAACCAAGCGCGCACCATTGAGCAGCTTTCCAGGGAGAATGCCCTCTTGCGCCAGGCGGCTATGGACAACAGTATGAGGGACCGTCGCGGATCAACTGCATCTGCGAACGGTGGATATGCAGTTGGTGGCGCACCTCGTAACTTGCATGCTATTCGTGGAAACGTGCCTGAAGTGACAGATTTAGACGTTAACGAACTTGATGAGCTCCGCGCCATCCATGGATACAACAACCTTGGCGGTCCGAAGAGGCGCTTCTCCGAACACTCTGCTAATCTGGAAAAGCAGTTTTCTGGGCTTGCTCCTTTGGAAAACCGTGCTTTAGAAAATGTTCGAAAGGCTCATTGGCAGACTTCCCTTGGTTTTGACAGCATCCCAGAGATCCCCCAGAGTCGCCGCCACTCCTTTGCGGATATTCCCATGCGACACACCTCCATCAGCTCCGCTGCTGGTGATTCGCAGACCCCAGTGAACATTAGGACTGGATTAGGAGGCCCGGAGGACGAACACATCCATATCGCCGATGGTCCCCTTGTGAATGCCCCAGGACAGACCC CATCGTATTTTTCCCACGAGCAAAGCCTCCGCATGGCCGACGAGGCGCGTCACCCTACATCTCTACACTCGACCTACTCCCTCCCGCATCACGGCTATGGTCGCCACCAGCCCCCTCTTGCGCATTTCCACCAGAACCAGCTTCTCTACATTGTGACCTTCAAGTGTCACCGCGCGGATGTCTTTTACATTCAGGAAGACACCGGCCTTCAGGTGAAGCCGGGCGATCTGGTCATTGTCGAAGCGGACCGTGGCACGGACCTGGGAACCATCCAGCACGCCAACGTTTCGCTGCAAAAGGCCCGTGAGCTCAAGCAGCAGTACGCGGAAGAGCACTACAagtggttgatgatgttctCTCGCCAGGGCCAGAATGGTGGTGCCAACGTCGTCGATTCGTCTGGAAACCTCCCCGGTCTGAATGGCAGAAGCGCTATTGGTGGCATGGGTCCTCATGGTTCTCACGGATCGCAGGAGGCGCCTGCTGACATCAAGCCGAAACTGATTAAGAGACTGGCCCAAAATCATGAGATTTTGACGCTTCGTGACAAGGAAGGGAACGAGGCGAAGGCCAAGCGGGTCTGCCAGCAGAAAGTTGTGGAGCACCGTCTTAATATGGAGATCTTGGATGCTGAATTCCAGAT GGACTGGAAGAAGCTTACGTTCTATTACTTTGCGGACTCGTACATCAATTTCAACTCGCTTGTGACTGATCTTTTCAAGATCTACAAGACCAGAATCTGGATGTCGGCTATCAACCCCGCGTCGTTTGCTACTCCGCCTGGCGTTGGCTTGCCCTCTTCGGGTAGCATGAGCAATCCCCTGTACCAAGAGGCGCAACCAGACCGGCGTCATCAGCACGATGCACGCCCTTACGGCAATGGTCGAGACCGTGATTTCCTCGCCAACGAAATGCTGCGCAACCCTTACGCAGACAATTATCAGTCATTCGGCCAGGCCCCTCGCCATCCTGAAGCCGGCCTTGGTGGATTTGGCATGCAAGGCCAACCCGATCCGTTCTCCGCCTACGGCCCTACAGCCTATGGCCCGATGGAGACGGGGTTTGTCGACTATGCGGCTTCCCCTCGCATGCCTCCGGCCGCCGGTGACTGGACCAGCCGATTCCAGGGCCTGTCACTTGGCTCTTAA
- a CDS encoding nucleolar and coiled-body phosphoprotein 1 family protein (COG:S;~EggNog:ENOG410PTY3;~InterPro:IPR007718;~PFAM:PF05022), with amino-acid sequence MAAHKGKKASAPKKSPNTKKTPPPPQLIASIATFLSENGFESTSKALAKEQADKSIAQTDSEKAPSLLELFHNWTKKSEESSSSSSSSSSSSESDSSSDESSDSDVEMGDAQSKQSSRSSSSSPSSSSSSSDSDADDEDDVPAAGPKSTGMKRKAESSSSELDSSSSESEKEAPKAKKAKLESSDSSDSSSSESDSNSSSSSSDSSDSDSGSDSDSDSSDSSDSDSNTDSDSSDSSDSNSSDSSSSEKSSAKKADKKTLKTAIKTPLPESGSSSSDSSSGSSSSDDDSSDNESSDNKKKDDKSSESSKSSDTLQNSDSDEQKPANKAIENARETSSSKASPVTGNNSAKKHTGARQTPLAALSELPHDHPSNTYMSYAYADRAYQDLSVTRGKGFTKEKNKKKRGSYRGGPIDITGGKSFKFED; translated from the exons ATGGCAGCGCACAAGGGCAAGAAAGCTTCGGCTCCGAAGAAGTCTCCCAATACCAAAAAG ACCCCCCCCCCTCCGCAATTAATCGCCTCTATCGCTACGTTCCTATCCGAAAACGGTTTCGAGAGTACGAGTAAGGCTCTCGCAAAGGAGCAGGCCGACAAGTCAATTGCCCAGACCGATTCGGAGAAGGCCCCGTCTTTGCTCGAACTCTTCCACAATTGGACCAAGAAGTCGGAAGAgtcctccagctccagctccagctctaGCTCTTCTAGTGAGAGCGACAGCAGCTCCGATGAGTCCAGCGACTCGGACGTTGAAATGGGCGATGCGCAATCCAAGCAGTCTTCCCGCTCGtcgtcttcctctccctcttcctcttcctcgagcTCCGATAGCGACGctgatgacgaggacgatgtTCCGGCCGCTGGTCCTAAGTCAACCGGCATGAAGCGCAAGGCCGAGTCCAGTTCCTCAGAATTGGACTCGAGTTCCTCGGAATCAGAAAAGGAGGCCCCCAAGGCTAAGAAGGCAAAACTCGAATCTTCTGACTCCTCTGAttcttcgtcgtcggagAGTGACAgcaattcttcttcttcctcctctgaTTCGTCTGATTCTGATTCTGGCTCtgactccgactccgactccTCTGATTCCTCTGATTCTGATTCTAACACCGATTCCGATTCGTCCGATTCGTCCGATTCCAATTCCTCCgactcttcgtcttctgagAAGAGCTCCGCTAAGAAAGCCGACAAGAAGACTCTGAAGACTGCTATCAAGACACCCTTGCCCGAGTCAGGCTCCAGCTCTAGCGACTCTTCGTCTGGCTCTTCGTCCTCTGATGATGACTCTTCGGACAATGAGTCCTCtgacaacaagaagaaggacgacaAGTCTTCGGAGTCATCAAAGTCTTCCGACACCCTCCAAAACTCGGACTCTGACGAGCAGAAGCCCGCCAACAAGGCCATTGAAAATGCCCGGGAAACTTCGTCGTCGAAGGCAAGCCCAGTCACTGGAAACAACTCTGCTAAAAAGCATACCGGTGCCCGCCAGACCCCTCTCGCTGCCCTGAGCGAGCTGCCACACGACCATCCCTCGAACACATACATGTCTTACGCTTATGCAGACAGGGCCTACCAGGACCTGTCGGTCACTCGCGGCAAGGGATTCACTAAAGAGAAGAATAAGAAGAAGCGTGGTTCTTACCGCGGTGGTCCTATCGATATCACCGGAGGAAAGTCCTTCAAGTTCGAGGACTAA